A window of Dorea formicigenerans contains these coding sequences:
- a CDS encoding ABC transporter permease, producing MRKVLKFIKDYWITGCIYLAMFFGYKYIADNQLFGGYLFPAVSKVANSFKENIGTLFMNMFYSFQLMIPAIIIAVVIAIVGGTILGMSKKIRKVVHPVVYSISVIPSILMSPFALLMAPSFRIASLFLVVYNTIWATFFATINGIMTIDKVYLDKAKTLELNPVEKMFQVILPAAMPSIMSGFITSLRGSFVVLVYAEMYGAKFGMGFYVKKFAEYGLYSEAWSGFIFMVVVLVIVMQIFEKMKNRILRWTIN from the coding sequence ATGCGAAAAGTTTTAAAATTTATAAAGGATTATTGGATAACAGGTTGTATTTATCTGGCTATGTTTTTTGGGTACAAGTATATCGCAGATAACCAGCTTTTTGGTGGATATCTTTTCCCTGCGGTAAGCAAAGTTGCAAATTCTTTTAAAGAAAATATTGGTACATTATTTATGAATATGTTTTATTCATTTCAATTAATGATTCCAGCTATTATTATTGCTGTTGTAATTGCGATAGTTGGTGGGACTATTCTTGGGATGAGTAAAAAAATTCGGAAAGTGGTTCATCCGGTGGTTTACTCAATTAGTGTAATTCCATCTATTTTGATGTCCCCATTTGCGCTGCTTATGGCTCCAAGTTTTAGAATAGCTTCTTTGTTCCTGGTGGTCTACAATACAATTTGGGCTACATTTTTTGCTACAATTAATGGTATTATGACGATAGACAAAGTTTATCTTGATAAAGCAAAAACTTTGGAGTTAAATCCGGTAGAAAAGATGTTTCAGGTAATCTTACCTGCAGCAATGCCGTCTATTATGTCAGGGTTTATTACATCTCTTAGAGGATCCTTTGTAGTGCTTGTATATGCTGAAATGTATGGCGCAAAATTTGGTATGGGATTTTATGTAAAAAAATTTGCAGAATATGGACTTTACAGTGAGGCGTGGAGTGGCTTCATTTTCATGGTTGTAGTTCTGGTTATTGTTATGCAGATATTCGAAAAAATGAAAAACCGTATTTTAAGATGGACAATTAATTAA
- a CDS encoding ABC transporter substrate-binding protein — MKKRIISLLLAAAMTFSLTACGGNSSDDKKEETKTENTDNKETPEVDTIHWARANSGNILVTIAKQQGYFDEVGINVIEDPVESSTAALQALQAKQVDVTSNQGTNNPLQFISTGSDFSIVGGYMLKGMYIIGKKDTQYKDVTSLKGSKFAYAGVHPVVGMALLDAGIDPNNDVEWLTYSTNSDRLAAVVSGEADYAVLSGDQLYAVGNNDQIEIKAWLDDLVPNYGCCRMNMNTDFVKKNPTTVKLLLKSLIRAEQWYLANKEECVKILAKEIGAEEDYVAAYLLNDNYVSSVDPCKNSVVKTWEAMIKMGFIDQADADKINIEDHINTELYKEALDECVAEYHDEDPDFYDGRVKFFEENDQ; from the coding sequence ATGAAAAAGAGAATTATCTCACTTCTTCTTGCAGCAGCAATGACTTTCAGCCTTACAGCATGTGGTGGAAATTCATCTGATGATAAAAAGGAAGAGACAAAAACAGAAAACACAGACAACAAAGAAACTCCAGAAGTGGATACAATTCACTGGGCAAGAGCAAATAGTGGAAATATTCTTGTTACAATTGCAAAACAGCAGGGATATTTTGATGAAGTTGGAATCAATGTAATTGAAGATCCAGTTGAGTCTTCAACAGCAGCACTTCAGGCACTTCAGGCAAAACAGGTTGATGTAACATCTAACCAGGGAACAAATAACCCGCTTCAGTTTATCTCCACAGGTTCTGATTTTTCAATCGTTGGTGGCTATATGCTGAAAGGTATGTATATTATTGGAAAGAAAGATACTCAGTATAAAGATGTTACAAGTCTGAAAGGTTCTAAATTTGCATATGCAGGGGTACATCCGGTAGTAGGTATGGCATTATTAGATGCAGGAATTGATCCTAATAATGATGTTGAATGGCTTACATATAGTACAAACAGTGACCGTCTTGCAGCAGTAGTTTCCGGAGAAGCTGACTATGCAGTACTTAGTGGAGACCAGTTATATGCAGTAGGTAATAATGATCAAATTGAGATTAAAGCATGGTTAGATGATCTTGTACCAAACTATGGATGCTGCCGTATGAACATGAATACTGATTTTGTAAAGAAGAATCCTACAACTGTAAAACTTCTTCTGAAATCTCTGATTCGTGCTGAGCAGTGGTATCTTGCAAATAAAGAAGAGTGTGTAAAAATTCTTGCAAAAGAAATCGGTGCAGAAGAAGATTATGTTGCAGCATATCTGTTAAATGATAATTATGTTTCCAGTGTAGATCCGTGTAAGAATTCTGTAGTTAAGACATGGGAGGCTATGATTAAGATGGGATTCATTGATCAGGCAGATGCTGACAAAATCAACATTGAAGATCATATTAACACAGAACTTTACAAAGAAGCTCTTGATGAGTGTGTAGCAGAATATCATGATGAAGATCCAGATTTCTATGATGGAAGAGTTAAATTCTTTGAAGAAAACGATCAGTAA
- a CDS encoding mandelate racemase/muconate lactonizing enzyme family protein: MKITKVDAIQIEDKPDDQPGWRPIVCRVYTDTGLYGDGEAAIAYGVGSTAAYGMIQDLAKLIIGMNPLDTEVIWEKLYKSTFWAQNGGPIVFAGISALDIALWDIKGKYFNVPVYQLLGGKMRDKLRCYASQLQFGWGERKTPAYQIEDYVANAKKAVSEGYDAIKIDFFTFDPKGYRYSSEETTRVLDPYHVHVVIDRLAAVREAVGPDVDIIMENHSYIDAQVAVQLGEQAKKYNILFFEEPTTPNPKMNKFVCDKLNIPIAQGERIYSRWGYAPYFEDGSIQLIQPDIGNCGGLTEAKKICDLAHIYDVGVQAHVCASPLSTAVALQLEAAIPNFTIHEHHVYNRYDYNKKLCKYDYQPVDGYIAVPDFPGIGNELTDYCFTNGKVTTIE; the protein is encoded by the coding sequence ATGAAGATTACAAAAGTAGATGCAATTCAGATTGAGGATAAACCGGATGATCAGCCGGGATGGCGTCCGATAGTGTGTCGCGTTTATACAGATACAGGATTATATGGAGATGGGGAAGCTGCAATTGCATATGGTGTTGGATCTACAGCGGCATATGGAATGATTCAGGATCTGGCAAAATTGATAATCGGTATGAACCCGTTGGATACAGAAGTTATTTGGGAAAAATTATATAAATCGACTTTCTGGGCACAAAATGGGGGACCGATTGTATTTGCAGGAATTTCTGCATTAGATATTGCGTTATGGGACATAAAAGGAAAATATTTTAATGTTCCAGTATATCAGTTGCTTGGCGGGAAAATGAGAGATAAGCTTCGCTGTTATGCAAGTCAGCTCCAATTTGGCTGGGGAGAAAGAAAAACACCGGCATATCAGATTGAAGATTATGTTGCAAATGCAAAAAAAGCTGTTTCGGAAGGCTATGATGCTATAAAAATTGACTTTTTTACATTCGATCCGAAAGGATACCGCTATAGCTCTGAGGAGACAACAAGAGTGCTTGATCCATATCATGTCCATGTTGTAATTGACCGCCTTGCAGCCGTCAGAGAGGCAGTTGGACCAGATGTAGATATTATTATGGAAAATCATTCCTATATAGATGCGCAGGTCGCAGTGCAACTGGGAGAACAGGCGAAAAAATATAATATACTGTTTTTTGAAGAACCAACTACACCAAATCCGAAGATGAATAAATTTGTCTGTGATAAATTAAATATCCCAATTGCTCAGGGAGAAAGAATTTATTCAAGATGGGGATATGCACCATATTTTGAAGATGGTTCCATTCAGTTGATTCAGCCAGATATCGGTAACTGTGGAGGATTAACGGAAGCAAAAAAAATATGCGATTTAGCTCACATTTATGATGTAGGAGTACAGGCACATGTGTGTGCAAGCCCATTGTCAACAGCGGTTGCTTTACAGTTAGAAGCAGCAATTCCAAACTTTACGATACATGAACATCATGTGTATAATCGATATGACTACAATAAAAAATTATGTAAATATGATTATCAGCCAGTTGATGGATATATTGCAGTTCCGGATTTTCCTGGTATTGGAAATGAATTGACAGATTATTGTTTCACAAATGGAAAGGTGACAACGATCGAATAA